The genomic DNA AGACAAACAAGTTCATGAAAGTTTACTCCAATAAAAGACTGATAAAACTGTTTTCAAGCAAACATatcctgcgaaaacatccgtttctcctcgctcttcgccgctggggacgtttcgcgcgaaacgtccccagcggccaagaacgaggagaaacggatgtttcgCAGGCTAAAGCAAACAGTGTTAAAGTTAAACGTTTAATGGAGCCGCAAAGTttcagtgattggtgcgtttctcCTGGTCAGTCAAGTTTTCCTGTTTACGACCTTTTTTAAGCTGCTCGGTTGCGTTTTCAGTTGAGATGTTGTGTGCATGGAAAAGACTACCTAAAAGCCGTATGTCAATGAGAAGTTGTCATCATATGTCAGCGATTTCTTAATGTGAGATTTGGTGAAAGTTCTCACTTGGCTAAAccatgcagtttttttttcgcCCGGCGTTTTTTCATTAGTGTTTCGTAAAGGTCCGTAAAGTAAGAGATCAACGAGAAAACGATAGGGAAGTACTGGTGCGTTTCTCCTGGTCAGTCAAGTTTTCCTGTTTACGACCTTTTTTAAGCTGCTCGGTTGCGTTTTCAGTTGAGATGTTGTGTGCATGGAAAAGACTACCTAAAAGCCGTATGTCAATGAGAAGTTGTCATCATATGTCAGCGATTTCTTAATGTGAGATTTGGTGAAAGTTCTCACTTGGCTAAAccatgcagtttttttttcgcCCGGCGTTTTTTCATTAGTGTTTCGTAAAGGTCCGTAAAGTAAGAGATCAACGAGAAAACGATAGGGAAGTACTGATGTTTTCTCACTGTATAATGGTGTCTGGAAGAGAATTTCACAGCGCTGAGGCACAACTATTCTGCAGCAGAATTACTTACTGGCCCTTAACAAGTAGGTTCTGATTTGCTGATTGTTAAGTCCACCAGTTGGGAGACGGtttatgaataataataacaataataataactttatttatatagcgctcaTATCCTGAGCTCATGGcactttacaatgtaaaaaaggggaaaatgaaataatttacaTACCACAagcatgaaacaaaaaaaaagactgaaCATGAAATTAAGTCAAGATCACAAAAATTATATCTACATGCTGTTCAATTACAGCAAATTTACaaataatttgcaaaatttgagttttttgttgggaaatagaaattattttcaCTCCGACAAATCCCAGGATTTAAGAAATTGCAGCTTCTAAGAACCacgggaaaaaataacagattcccattatTGGATATTCCCaaccagggaacttggttgggaattccctggttgggacttgtctcactttgccaaatttgggatttttacgggtattctttaaataccctaaaatatccaataatgggaatctgttattttaaCCTGTGAACTAGAATGTCACTGTTTCCAGGGTTATGGTGTGTATAATTACTGATGACAAattgttgcaaaaaaaaacaacaaacaaactacaACAGCAGACCCTAACAGAACACAAAATAGTTCCTGTCTTTGCTTTGTTAGGTCACATGATAGTACATTTATCTTTCCCAGTTTTAATGTCTTTGAATGAGGCGTGTTGAAGAAAGTTGTGTCTTTTGAAAATTCCCATTGAACAGCATGAAGTAATTTGTAAGTAAGATTCATTTTTCAACCCTCTCGGTAACAGTTCTTCAAATGGTATTTGAGTTTTCTCTTTCCATTCATTTCTCTCAAAGTCATACCAATCAATTTTGTCTTTTCGATTCCAAGCACAAATAAGTCGGATCAAGCAATACAGCTTGTCATCAACACCCAGCAAAGTTGGATTGTAATTATCAAATGGGGTCTTCCTCAACCTTGCTACAAAATGCCATTCATTTGAATCTTCATTATACATTTCACAACTCTCGGCTAGTAAATCACCTTTTACTCCACCAACCACAAAAATTTTGTGGTGTGTTGCAGTAGCGCGAGCATTCCATCTTGAAAACTGAAGGTTTGCTAAATTCTCCCATGTATCGTTAATGAGATCATATCTGTCGCAACTTGCAAGGATCTCACGTCTATCTGGGCTGCAATAACCACCaccaatgaaataaacaaaattgtCCTTGGCTACAACGCAAACCCCCGATCTTGAATTAAATGATGTTATGTCTTCCCAGGAATTGGTTTCTGGTTTGTACTTTCTCAAGGAAGAAAAATGTGGGGTCTTACTACAGGGTCCAGGAATTTTACGGAGGTACAGCGATGTACATATTTCAGGGCAACATAGTATATCTTCAGCCACCAGGGCATAAATTGCTTCATCACTCATTGCAAATATTTTCTTCACTGTCCTGCGATCCTCGTATGGTAGTGAAGACCAACAATTTGATAATGGATCATAGCACAACAGTCTTCTCTTGCTGACTCCAACGTCCTCATCaggaaataaatgaaaataaagttttccaTGACAGGGTATAATTTCTCCAATATTGGGCGGGGCTTTCCCTTTAAACTTAGACCATTTGTCTTCAAGCGGATAGTAACAACATAGCATGTTGTCTTCCTGTCTACTGAAACCTTGTACACATATCACCATGACAGGCATCTCTAGTGACTTTCTAGGACGAATACTGTGCTGCTGAAAGTCTTTTGATTCAATGATCTTCAGAGCATCCTTCACAAGCCCCACACTGTGTTCATCACTAATCACAAACTCACTTGTCATGACGTCACTGTATAAAAACTCACATGATACACACACAAGTCGAACTTCACAGAATAACTCGGGGAAATATTGCTTTCGTACCAGTTTATTACGATTCACCCATCTAAGAATGACCTTGAAGACATCTTCTTCGGCAGTTACAGCAATGTTGTCGTTTGCAATCCATATTTTGATTTCTTCGCACGACAAGCTCAAAAACTCCTCCGTTTGGGCGACGTTCATAAAATTTGCATGAATGAAGTTTCTAGTATCGAAAATGAGCTCGTCGCATTGATATTTCAAGCCAAACTGGTAAAATGAAACAGAATTTGATATCTTTAAGTCCTTCACTAAATGTTTCCCAGCAACAGCCTTCAAGCGTGGTAAAGCCAAGTAGTCTGACATGGCGATCAAGTCTCCAGCATAATTTTCTTCTGCAGCCGAAATCTGAACATGGCCTGTGTAGATCCATTCCAATATATCCCTTAAACATTGCTCGTCTATCATTTCTAAGTGGATCACTCCTTCGATAGACTCTTTCATGTCACTTTTAAGCAGCCTTTCAAAGAAAGGACTTGCTTCTGAAAGAACCCGTCGATGAGCTTTGAATTCCTTCCCATCTTGGATCGCCAGAGTAACGTCAAATGGATGATCAAATGTTTCTTTTGGAAGGAAGAGTTGTTTTGTGCTTGAAACAGTGGGAATTGTGGCTTCTTGCGAAGCTTCCATTGAAATCAAAGGCAATAGTGTCAATTCATAGTTGAAGGATTCGATCAGCTGTTCCCTGGGAGCAAGGGAAGGGACTTTGCATGCCATTGCCACTACGTAGTTTGTGGACAGAGTAGATTCCGCTGAGAAATCTGATTGCAGGCGTAGTGGATTTCCTCGGACTCGTACTTGTGCCTTTTCTGTCAGAATTTTGTAAACCAAGCCATACGTAAATAGAGCCTGCAGATCTTGGGCTAGTTCATTTAGTAATTAGGGGTTAGCAATCGCGATAAATGGAGAATCCCGGGGGTTACACATGTACTTGGGTCAAGTTTGGCTGGGTGTGTCCCCGGGGTGTGCCGCTGGCGGCCTCTCAGAGCCCTTACTGGCTACCCcatattctgtggccaattttAGAcaccatcttagtcacttttagGCAAATGTAGTTTTCGCGATCCTAACTTGTCACATTTTAACCTCGAATCCTCCCTTTTTAAAAACTCTACTTACTAGAATTTTCTCCCAaattccccggggggggggggggtactcccttataagggcttaatggggacgtgcggccagccagggtatgtttttcgagatttttgtcttaaacagggtatcgaatttatcattttttgtcttaatcaggatATCTTTTCTTGGACTATAAACAGCAGGTGaaaggtgttgacaggccaaacacgactcataagctcgtgatagtgtgatagtgtgatacgtgaccttATAGTTTTGCTCTAACGAGGATATCTCCCAGCGATTTTGCTCTTTTATATGAAATGATGGGAGGCtcgttgtatatttctctcagtAGTGGTTGATCTTGAATTAAGTGCCATttgctcattaaaatgtttttaaggttCGGCAAAGCAGGGTGGTATGTGGTAAcgaaaggcagaattttttttcgcacttcattgttcttttgtaaaGCTGACTTCCGTTCGGTAAATCCTCGTTACATCTGTTGATCGAGCTGTAAATAGTGTTGTGATTGCCAATCGATTAAATAAGAAAGAGTTTCGATATCTATTATTGTCTAGCACAGGGTATGGTTTCGggttaaatgtcttaaacagggtatcaaaaatcggaattctgtcttaaacagggtatcaaaaatcggaaatatgtcttaaacagggtaggaaaatcagcgatatttgtcttaaacagggtcagggtatgaggggccgcgccgcacctccccacccaggaatatatcgagtacccccccccccccccgggccaaattcctagtctgctacacggccgtttttagtgtcgtcacgcaacggaGCGCTGAGTGACGaaactaaaaacggctgtgtagcagactaccaaAATCCAGAAAGTGTGCCAACCCATTCTAGCAACTCTATTATAAATTCCCTCCCAAGAATTGGCCTGCAAGGACCACGCAGCTAGGCTGAGAATGCCATCATGCTTCAGGCTGAGAGTGGTCAGAGGCTAATCCACATGCTTATTATAGTGaaatcaatttttaaagcaaggaccagcttacaaaaaagaaggaccGGATGCTAATAAAGGATCTAATCAGCAATAAGTGATTATATGTATATCACTATATGTATTATAGTGAACATACTAGGCGGGAAGGTGAAGGGGGGTGGAGAAGCTCTGAAGGTATGCCTCCGCGGGAAAATTGATAATTTGGTGTTTTTCAACGACTAGATTGAGCTAGAATAATGCATCTAAAACTATTATACTGTAATAAAGAGTAATGCACCAGTAAAGCCGGTAGCAACTGGATTAAGAAACCTCTGCTTGAAACTTGGCTAACTAGGCTCTTCATCCGGGGGGTGACCGGCgatactccctataatggcctataggGGAGGCTCGGCCCGAAAGGAGTACCCTTTTCATGCttcaagtatatgaaagggtagagatTTCATTAGTTGAAGTAAATGAAAGGATAGACAAAAGCGTCATTTCGGTCTGCAAAAAAGGCCCTCAAGGACTAACAGTTAACAGATGCATTTTGTGGCTGTGAGAAAGTGGAGAAAAAGTTGGCTAGTCCTTAGGcatcattattccgcgcggcctaTGCGTTTCGAGGCCTGGAAAGACGTCGTACAGGAACTAGGCAagagaaaacctttttttttgtgatttgtGGAAAGGGATGCAAAGGGTAGGGATACCGTTTGTCAACAGAAGGTATACGCACGAGAGTACCTTTTCTGTAAGAAATTATGTATATAAAAAGGTAAGTGGTTGGACCTTTGGATGGATCTCGGGGCGgtgcctccccgtataaaactttctTGAGTATggctagggggggggggggggggggagaacaTAGAGACCATAAAAAGTATCAAGTGGTCGCCTACGaggggttaaaaacaatggaaactTATAAAACCGTCGTCGTAAAAAGTGGCCGCGGTCGCTTATGAGACCAAGGTGGTCGTTTAGGACAGGTTTGAACGATAAGGCTTTGACTGTTCAGCTTGGATCCCGGGTGGAGATGGCGTGACAGATCAGTGTCATAACCAGTTTATGAAGGGGTTACTTACGTCATTGATGGCGTTGTCATGACGTCATGACATTGAAGACCGAATGTCATTacacttaagagtttattacaatTGACGGAAAATGTTATTAGAACTTAATTACATTTAGGGTGCAATGTCATTACGTTTTGGACTTGGTCACTCTGGCGAGAGGTGGTCGCGCATGGAGGTTTGACTATAGTGTTGAAACATAATGTAAGCCCCTGTGATCCCTCCTGAGGAAGGTTCCCCTGAAGCAAAGCCAGAGATATTAGTGGATTGATTTAACAGAGTCAATATGACGACCGTGAGGACGGTGCGCGCAAAGCTGAAAACCGACTTTATCAATGGCAGAACGGCATATTGAGTACCGAAAGTAGCGTTCAGTCCTTTCCAGCCTAGGACAAACTCTCAATCACGCAAAGATCAGAGAATATCTCGTACGTTTTCTGACAAACATCTTCAACAAACCATTGTATTAATGAAAAGTTACGATACGCTGAATCCTCTTGTGGATAATCTATCCGAAGaatcaaaaataaaagagaaataacATTTTACTTACTTCAGAAAGTTTCTGCCGTAAAGAGATACACAAATACCTCGAGTGATATTGCTGCGACAAATAGTGCATGCAACAAAACAGTGCAAAGTATATACGGGACATTTTGTCTTAAGCCTCATTTTCAAAGTGAGCTCAGATGGTCATCTTCACACACCGATTCAACTTTAACAGCCgttaatatgaaaagaaaaaacagctgACCACTTAGCCCGAGTCAAGAGCTGATAAAAGCGTTCGTGTATGCTGCGAATATATCGCCTCGACCGAGATAACCCGGCTGGGAGAGCCAACGTGTTTATGTGAGGGTCACCCTACCATCTAAAAAGGGCTACCCGGTAATAGACGGGTCATCCATTTAGCTGATACAAGCAAAAAGTTTGTCTCTTATATAAACGGTCCGCCaagtttttaaggaaatgtaggaAACGTTGGCTCGCTCAAGGCACGTGGGTTCGGCGAGTGACCCTTCTACCATGAACTATACATGTAAACGGAACCttattctttaatttaaaaaggTATGCAAACGAGGTTAATGTCGTGTTAACACATTCTTGTCCACCAATGAGGCTATCGCTTCGTTTCCATATTggtttatttttatcctttttagtATAATTTAAGGGCTTCTTTTTAATCTATGACAAGCTTACTGGTAAAATCAAATACAGtaagttgacaaaaaaaagcgtggcattgttttcaatagCCGTTATTAGTTGTGGGGAGTTCTGGTGTCCTTTTCTCTCCGTCCCCCACCCCCAGAGGCCATCAtagcccctcccctcccctcccagagagcttgctggcaggctacccattgtaaaaaaacaaaacaaaacaaaacaaaagacaggAAAAATTAGAAGAGGAAATAATATTGTACGAGAACGTATTAAGGAAATTCCGTTAAGACAAAGAAACAGATATTCAAGATCAACATAATTACCAGCTTATTTAATTACATGAAAAAGGAGAACTGTGGAGAATACTTTGCACGTAATAATTCCAGTATCATGGATTTAAACAAAGTAGGGCTCTCAGCTACAACCTTGCGCTATTTTGGGTTCTATCGGGGTAGTGTttatgtcttgcaaagttaattttcacgttaTATGATCAGCCTTGCAAATTCAGTTCGCCCAGCTATGCATGTTTTGACTCAGGCTATCAATAAATCTAATAAGAAGTTATCATGTTTATCCAGCTTGACAGCAAACCTTCACCGGGGATTGGCAACAGAAATTACTACTTTCCGAGTTTATATATTTTCGGGCATCGCTGCTCAAATCGCCCTCGTCGGTCCAGGCTCCTTTGTCGTTGTCCCGTACCAGGCCCCAGTCGTCTGCCATTGGTTTTCCCGTAACCAAAGTCACAGCAAACAGCAAGATAAGAATCTTAATGAGATGCTTCATTTTCACctaaattaaaacatttgacAGTAAGGAAAACACAATCTGAACTTAGCATATTCATTGTATTTTTATAAGTTGTAGGAGCGATGGGAAACCGTGCAACACTTATAATAATGGGCATGGCCTAAaaccccgtccacacgaatccgggtaAAGAAATACGCGGTTTCAGAGAAAAATCTCCTGATTCGTGTGAACGGGGCGTAAGAAGTTccattagcctgcgaaaacatccgtttctcctcgctcttcgcggCTGGAGACGTTTCGCGTGGCCCAGctacgaagagcgaggagaaacggatgttttcgcaggctagttcaTAACGATTACGAGTAGGTTTTTAATACAATGGTCACGCTTTAATCCACATGACTAACTGATAAAAAATTCACCTTGTACAGCCTTATAAATAGAACAAAGAGGCCCGATGATGAAGATATTTGCATGTTGCGCCATAAAGATAAGCCTTGACTCGTCAACAAGCGAttttgatgaagaaaaaaagttcgaaacATAAACTGATTTGCCAGTCCCTTTCGACCGCCATTCTCCACAACTCAAATAGGGATAGATATCATTCAGAGAAAGCGTGCGTGATTTAGGGCTTAGTATTCTCTCGAATCAAAGATCAAACAATGCCCCGTAGGTGACAAACAGCTTAAGGTTGGTTTCCACCGTCACCTAatatttacgtgcgtacgtgcgttAATCTTAcacacgtaaataaaatagaggctaTGTATGAAAGTTTGTGCGTAAACGCAAAAGTTGAGCGAGGGTTCAGTTTTTTGCGTTCACGCAcaacctttcatacattgcctctatatCATTTACACACGCAAAAATTACACGACactggaaatccacccttacaCAAACATTGTATCAATTAAAGCTAACGACACGAGAAAAGGTAGTCTTTTCATTGTAATTTACAAGGACAGAATACAAGAACCAAAAAACCAAGTAAATCACTTAACACGGTGCGCGACATGAAATGAACTTGACGAGAAGTGAAGGAAGTAAAATGAACAGATTTATTGAACAAGAGATCAATGTTCCTCGAGCTCGGAGGTCACAACTTTACACAGAAAACTCGGCGGGGTCGATTGACACGACAAAGGTCCCTAAGTTGTGAAAGTCAAAATCGGTACAAAGTCGTACAAAGTCGATTCGAATTTGGTTTGCACACGCATCAATGTTATCTTGACTCAAAAAGCTAAGCTAAGCTCTGATATAAGATGAGCACGAGTGTAGATAGAAGTAAAGCCTTAATGGCTGACAGAAGTTAACAACATGAAGTCGACACTAGAACAGaactaaataaaatgaaaacgctaaatttgtaataaacacaACGTGCTTGAAAACGATCTAGAAATCATTACGTATTTCCCATGCGGACATAACAGAAAAGGGCTGGGAAAGTAGAAACGTTCGTGCACTAATAAGGCGTTTCAAAACCAACATTCATTTCGCGGAATTCTCTTAAAGATTTTCTACCCGACGGAATAAAACATGAAAGAGAAAATCACTTTTTACCCACCTCAAAACTTTTGTGCTTCAAAATTTTCTGTGAGCAAACGCTTCGAGGGATAATGCTGGACAAATGATAAGCGGAACAAAATAGGCAGCTCCTACACTACTTAACAAAGCCTTATGGTAGTGCCAAATATGTAGGTCATTGTATAggtcgttttcactgtcacgcaacaaaaaaataaattgcaaaCCGTCcggtggaagaagccaagaaaatgacatgttataaaagactaatttttaaacaatttgtccaagtctcaggtctttgtggcccacagtttctgagttatttgccgaaacgtttcacgcacctttgtagagctttgtatggagacgccatattggtgcaccgttttgaTGAACTAGCGAGAACTAGAATACGTGCGGATAAACATATCGTCTAacacttgaaatggttatactgctgaaaatcaacaggagagactttttttcaacgagacagcattccaattttggtgtcacgcactgttaCAActtggaagttcaaattgctgtattttcgaaatgaaacatccTATGGAAATGGAAACTTATTCAAAGattcactttttgtttatcGTCAACCTAGTGAATATAAGAATTGATAAAACCTCGCtgttttgactttacaatttgatgacgtcactgtgaaaaccatctatttctagcctacgtgtagccgcaccaAAGAGAGTCCAGGTGGACATCTTCTCGGATCATCACTATTCTGATACTAAACTATTTTCCATTCATACGCAAATAAATTCATTTACTTATGAATGGTTCAGCGCACTTGGTCTTTTTATGATATGGCCTAGGACAACTCAGAGATGGGCTATTTTATTATGGGCTGTTTAAATAGAGGTGGGgcaccccagataggtgagataacatgtggcgggtcaccccacctatcatgtaaacgtgatcacattaaaatgagagattatatggacaagtgggttaccccacctaagcgggtttcctcacctacctggggtcccccacctacatgtaaacaggccctaaatgtTGCTACAATCCGCATTGAAACTGTAAGCATCCTTGAGCTAACTGTGGTACTTTTGAAGGTTCTCTGTAAAATGACTAGTTTATATTTAGTACTCTTTACTtgaagtactgtttaaaaacgaacaggagtgtattatcaggtttaaaaactcgaggcgaaACCAAGCGTTTtcaaacctgataatacacgactgcgagttttttgaacgcCTTCAAAATTTCTGGTATAGATTAACTTATTCTTGCACTAATaattagatttggggttattttggtctaaaaaattggacggaAAGTTAAGCCGTGTCTTCATCAGATACGGTATAAAGACAcccattaaacattaatttcttttgttttttccttatGAATTATTGATGAGTTTTTTAAACTGGCTTCGATCCTGAAATGGCAACAACagtaaaatggaaaaaagaaatCTTATAAACCTCGACAGTTCCAGCTTCAccaaacagtccgtattttgcCAAGCCAAAAACGTGTGTGAGACTCTGATGCTGATCAAAACAACTAACCTGCGAACAGGCGGGGGGCTTTTTCActtttacagtcgactcccgataattcgaacctttaagggaaacagaaaaaatttcgagttatcgagggtaaaattatatagaaaatgttctgaagggaaataaaaattgcttcgagttagcgggagcttcgagttatagagggttcgagttaccgggattcGACTgtagggcatgatctcagggtTCCGTAGTCCCGGGTCCGTAGTACGAAGGTAAACAGCAAAAAGAACgtgacattgtttttttatCGCCGTTAAAAAAGAACCAAGACTTTCACCAGGAATATTTATAGGATTTTCCCAATAAGGCAAGGTAAGAAATATTTAAACGGCTGGCATGAATTTCAGatgattacttcgagtcgtttttactcccttTCAGAAGGTAAAAACGATTCGAAGtagtctgaaattcaggctggaTAACAACGGCCGGAAGAA from Porites lutea chromosome 6, jaPorLute2.1, whole genome shotgun sequence includes the following:
- the LOC140942195 gene encoding kelch-like protein 40, whose amino-acid sequence is MACKVPSLAPREQLIESFNYELTLLPLISMEASQEATIPTVSSTKQLFLPKETFDHPFDVTLAIQDGKEFKAHRRVLSEASPFFERLLKSDMKESIEGVIHLEMIDEQCLRDILEWIYTGHVQISAAEENYAGDLIAMSDYLALPRLKAVAGKHLVKDLKISNSVSFYQFGLKYQCDELIFDTRNFIHANFMNVAQTEEFLSLSCEEIKIWIANDNIAVTAEEDVFKVILRWVNRNKLVRKQYFPELFCEVRLVCVSCEFLYSDVMTSEFVISDEHSVGLVKDALKIIESKDFQQHSIRPRKSLEMPVMVICVQGFSRQEDNMLCCYYPLEDKWSKFKGKAPPNIGEIIPCHGKLYFHLFPDEDVGVSKRRLLCYDPLSNCWSSLPYEDRRTVKKIFAMSDEAIYALVAEDILCCPEICTSLYLRKIPGPCSKTPHFSSLRKYKPETNSWEDITSFNSRSGVCVVAKDNFVYFIGGGYCSPDRREILASCDRYDLINDTWENLANLQFSRWNARATATHHKIFVVGGVKGDLLAESCEMYNEDSNEWHFVARLRKTPFDNYNPTLLGVDDKLYCLIRLICAWNRKDKIDWYDFERNEWKEKTQIPFEELLPRGLKNESYLQITSCCSMGIFKRHNFLQHASFKDIKTGKDKCTIM